A segment of the Trifolium pratense cultivar HEN17-A07 linkage group LG7, ARS_RC_1.1, whole genome shotgun sequence genome:
tcacactttgacaacttggcatacaacttcttctccttcaagacttgcaaaacaatcctcaagtgctcttcgtgctcttcctcggattttgagtaaatcaaaatgtcgtcgatgaacaccaccacgaatctatccaaaaatgaatggaaaattcggttcatatactccatgaaaactccaggtgcattggtcacaccaaacggcataactgaatactcgtagtgcccatacctcgtcctaaatgcagtcttaggtatgtcttccgtcttcactctaatctgatggtatccagagctcaaatcgatcttactaaacacacaagctccaactagttgatccatcaaatcatctatcctcgggagtggatatttattcttgatcgtcactttgttcaactgacgatagtctatacataatctcatgcttccatctttcttcttcacaagcaataccggcgctccccatggcgaaacactcggtcgaacaaacctcttctcaagcagctcttcaagttgcttcttcaactcattcaactctgacgctgacattcgatacggcgccatcgatatcggactagttccaggtactaggtcgatagaaaactctacctctcgctttggaggcacgtcagatatatcatccggaaacacatctgggaattcacaaacgatcggtaactcttctatcttaactcctccttcgagtttcaatgatgcaaacatcatgaacatctcggcatgttctttcaacgcttccgatacttccttcccgctcatcaaatgcaagttctcctccggcttcggaaaaacaacggccttctcacgacagttgatatgaattcggttgaagattaaccaattcataccaaaaattacatccataccactaagtggaatacacactaaatccattccaaaatgcctaccaaaaatggttacggggcagttacgacatacttgtcgggtaatcactgaaccattagcaggagtttctatttccatcctacccgtcatatccgttaaaggaatactaagacgcttcgcacaatccaaataaataaaagaatgtgtcgctcccgtatctataatcgcaattaaaggagtgtcatagatgaaacacgtacctctaatgagattgtcctcaaggctagcatcctctccactcaaagcaaacaccttgcccatcaccttcttgggcttcttacaagtcggactcttgtggccttcttcaccacaattgaaacacaccacttttacTCTGCAagcttcggtcttgtggcccagctttccacaattcttacacctatctcccttcttcgggcaatcataagacatatgacccctttctccacagttgtaataatttccattcaccggcttcttaccaccacttgtattccctttaccgcggttgtcataaggttttccgcgctcttgtcctttcccttttcggtcattcacagccttgtagtagttcacctttgccctaccatcttcatcacagatcctactcttgttcacaagggtcgcaaaatcccttatctgtgaaaatccaatcatatgcttaatgtctggacgtagaccactttcaaacttcacacacttgtcgttctccgcttccaaagtgttgtaatgcgggctaaatGCACACAAAGtttcaaacttgacggcatagtcagctaccgtcatatttccctgtttcaactccatgaattccaccaccttcttattcttcacatctgtaacaccccgtttttcaaagcataaaaaggggtattattatttttttttttttaaacaacacgcttaaataaaatggcgcgcgtgaacgcccgcaactatctcggcaattcgtcattcaatagaaaataaatataacatcaacacattatattacagggcttcctcgaagcaaagtgtgtacctgaataatttacatacggcggatacattaagttcatcaaccaaaagacacgagttatgaaccgaatatatcacaaggccaaaaggcactaagcatgtctgagtataatgtataagacatacagtcatccaaaatacaaactaggccctaagcctaccaaaatgtagcctaacaagcgctactccctacactccgggatagtccacgaagtcctcgccgtccacacggcctacggtctcagatggcgctccatcgtctaggggtgggaggagcccgtgatatggcatgcaaaataagggtcaccaactggaaacaagTAATAAAATACCGAATACACATACCAGAATAGAAAGCGGTAAACACTTATCACATCCTCACACcaagaagaataaataaagtgcacacataCCCTAATGCAAGACCTCTAATGAATGGTTGTggcacaatcacccagatcgaatgccacatgcatgaattccggaaaaaggtggattacacccggcacaatcacccagatcaaatgccaactcaattggtggatactccggagtacaatcacccagatcaaataccggctccgttaacggcggtacaatcacccagatcaaataccgtctCCGTTAAAGGCGGAAGTATCACccggtacaatcacccagatcaaataccgacaatgtttgcatgagcatacgtccctacatatactaatgcaacaaacatacacatattcataaccacatgtcaacacatatatttcCCACATATACGTAAGACAAATAACATCGAAAACAACCAAGCACACAAGCATGGAACCACAACAAGCATAACCAcaagcataccctaatgctattgacggaaataaaaaggtgcccttacctcggcgaAACTTCCAATTACAAACGATTCCGAGTTATGCAACAATTCGTGCGCCCTAAAATAGTGGAGCGTACAATCCATAAGTCACGCCCAAAGTATTATAatgaaactaaacctatcaacaaaggtctagaggcatctaaggcacttcctaacactctcggatattatattcgagtcctccccatagtgattaaaaattcccgaagttaaatacactatttttcacaaaacaaacacattttcgacaaaatagttttcaaactaaaatgaccataactaattcaactcttgtccactcgagacgaaccatacgccaaactcttcgtctcgaaaagacggatcaaatggttaagttttgagggaactgaaacaattttaaatggacgaaaatgcccctgcacagttcgtccagaattgagaaatcaaggcatcactagtagaaaaatgacttttggtttggagataccactaccggtatgtgaataccagtagtgaaatacatttgaccaaaggattccactactgatattttgaaaacggtagtggaaagttcagagacaagggatttcactaccggctttgctaaatccgtagtggaaagtagacacggtggcaatgtcgtaattacgtgcaaaattgttttaattatcttccactaccgatctaggattcaccggtagtggaatcctaatagtgttattagttttttcatattcccactttccactaccgatctagcttatcaccggtagtggaatcctaatagtgttaattatatttttcattcttccCAATTTCCCTCATTCTGCAAACGCGAAGAAGAACACACTCTCCAATCCAATCGTCCCAATTCTAGTTCTCCCTAATTTGTTCCTCAAATCGTCCCaatttcttcaaatcaaacactctCCAATCGTTCTCCAATCATTCTCCAATCGTCCCAATTTCATTCGCggtttcattctccaaaccctagacGGAACGACGAACCTGCAAACGCTTAATCGCCTCCAAATCTCTTCGTTTTCATTCGGTAaaggtatgaataaatcaaacttcccccaaatttcattcgttttcgttttcattcgttttcTGTTTATGGTTGATCTTGTTTTCATTCGTATTcgttttcattctttttctgtTTATGGTTATTTGCTGGTAAGAAAAACACGCATTTTTCTCATTCAGTACATTTTGGTAGCATTGAATGAAGATTGGATATTCTAAGTTCATGTATGAATTGAGGGTTTCAATGCTTGTGCTTTGCAGGGGTGGAGCTGTTTTCTGTGTTAGGCGGTGGTTGCTGCTCCTACGTGTTGACTGCTGCTGTTTAGGGGCTGGTGTTGCTGTTTTTTGGTGTTGTCCTCTTTGTTTGAAGTTAGAAGGTTCAATCACGGTCTCATCTACAGGTACcgattctatttcaaaacatatatagaaGCTATAAACTTAGATGCAATTCAAATTACTATGTAAAAATTCTGCTATATGCAAATTCTGTTAtaggctatgaatttttattaaaatagggcGAGAGAATGTTTCGCAATAGTAACAACCTAGTCATTCCTTTAACTTAGAATGCATAAATTTCGAAACGTAGGTATGGACCGTAGTTGGATGAGAGCTAATCGATTAAGTACTGAGTACAGACATGGAGTGATGGAATTTCTACAGTTTGCGGAAAGTAATGCTGAACTAGAACGTCCTCCTCCTGAATTTCCTCCACTTTTTCTATGTCCGTGTATAAATTGTGCAAATAAAGAACCAAAACGTACTAAGAAAGAAATCATGAATCATCTAATTTGTGACgggatttgtcaaaattatacacaatGGATATGGCACGGTGAAGTAGTAGCAACGCCAAGTGTGTCCCATAGAGAAAGTGGTAGTGTGGATATCGATGATCGACTAGAAGACATGATGCGTGATATTGGAGAAGATTCGTTTAAGAGGGCGCATGTGTATGAAACTTTATGCAGTGACAAGGATGAACCATTGTATCCGGGATGCACAAATTTTACCCGTTTGTCTGCGgtgttaaaattgtttaatttgaaaGCAAAAAATGGGTGGACCGACAAAAGTTTCACTGAATTGCTTGAATTGTTGATACAAATGCTTCCAGAAGGTAATGTAATGCCAAATCGTTATTACGAGGCGAAAAAAGTATTGTGTCCAATGGGTTTGGAGTATGAAAAGATACATGCATGCCCTAATGATTGTATATTATACCGAAAAGAGTTTGTAAACTATAATCATTGTCCGACATGTAAGGCGTCTCgctacaaaaagaaagatggtgATTCTAGTGATGATGAGGTGACCAAAACGGGTCCTCCCGCGAAAGTCGTATGGTACCTACCAATAATTTCAAGGTTCAAGAGATTGTTTGCTAATGCAAATGACGCAAAGAATCTTAGATGGCATGcagaagagagaaaatgtgatGGCCAAATTCGCCATGTAGCTGATTCTTTGCAATGGAAGAAAATTGACTCTTTGTTTCCAAATTTTGGCAAAGAGTCGAGAAACCTTAGACTTGGACTTGCTACTGATGGAATGAATCCGTTTGGTAATCAAAGTACTAACCATAGTTCATGGCCTGTTCTCCTGATGATTTACAACCTATCTCCTTGGTTGTGCATGAAgcgtaaatatattatgttatcgaTGATGATTTCAGGCCCAAGACAACCAGGAAATGACATAGATGTTTATCTAAGTCCactaattgatgatttgaaagtGTTGTGGGAGGAAGGAGTGGATGTTTTTGATTCGTATTCTGGTGAACAGTTCAACATGCGTGCCATGTTGTTTTGCACCATCAACGACTTTCCGGCATACGGCAATTTGTCTGGGTATTCCGTTAAAGGGCATAATGCGTGTCccatatgtgaaaaaaaaacatgttataaGCAACtgaaaaatggaaagaagacTGTTTATCTTGGCCACCGAAAATTTCTAAATCGTTATCATCCATATCGTAGATTGCGAAAAGCTTTTGACGGAGACCAAGAGAATGGTGTTGCTCCAACGCCCTTAACTGGAGAGGAAGTTTATGAACGACAACGAGACATTAATGTTGTCTTCGGAAAGTGCCAAAAGCCAAAAGGGAGAGTGCCAAAAGCGAAAGTGCCAAAAGCCGAAAGTGAAAGTGTCAAAAGGAAAAAGCAGCCTGTTGTGAAAAGTATATGGAAAAAGAGGTCAGTGTTCTTTGATCTTCCATATTGGTCTAGTCTTGATGTAAGACATTGTATTGATGTGATGCACGTGGAGAAAAATGTATGTGATAGTGTAATTGGAACACTTCTCGACATTAAAGGCAAGACAAAAGATGGTGCACATGCTCGTCTtgatatggatttgatgggTATACGACAAGAGTTAATACCACAAAAAATCAATGACAAGACATATTTGCCTCCCGCGTGTCACACTTTGTCTAAAGACGAGAAAACAAGTTTTTGCAAGTGTTTACAAAGTATCAAAGTGCCACATGGTTACTCGTCAAATGTCAAGAGCCTTGTATCAATGAAAGATCTCAAATTAATCGGCTTAAAATCTCATGATTGTCATGTCTTGATGCAACAACTACTACCTGTGGCTATTCGTGGGATATTGCCCGATAATGTTAGGAAAGCTATATGCAGGTTGTGCTTATTCTTCAATGCAATATGTTGTAAAGCAATTGATCCATTGAAGTTAGACGAGTTGGAAAACGAAGCTGCAGTTATCTTGTGTCAATTGGAGATGTATTTTCCTCcttcattttttgacattatGGTTCATTTGATTGTTCATCTAGTAAGGGAGATTAGATTGTGTGGCCCAATTTATTTACGGTGGATGTATCCAATAGAGCGATACATGAAGATCCTAAAAGGGTATACAAAAAACCCACACCGTCCGGAAGCTTCGATTGTTGAGAGGTACATTGCAGAAGAAGCTATTGAGTTTTGTTCAAACTATTTGTCAGAAGTGGATGCTATAGGGGTTCCCAAGTCTCGTCATGATGGAAGATGTGACGGTGTGGGCACGCAAGGTTTAAATGTCAAGAGCATGCATATTGATATAATTCTTCAAGCGCATTTGTATATATTGAATAACACTGATGAAGTTCAACCTTACTTGTCTGCTCACAAAAGCATCATAAAGAAAATGCACGATAAGATGAATGAAAAATGGGTGTTAAGAGAGCATAATAAGAAATTCTCAGAGTGGTTTAAAGAAAAGGTCTGCCAAGATGATAGTGTTTCCGATACAATAAAGTGGTTGTCCTATGAGCCTAAATGTAACATATTGACTTGGAGTGCATATGATATTAACAAAACTTCCTTTTATACAAAATCAAAGGATGACCGCAGTACCATGCAAAATAGTGGGGTTATGATTGTGGCAGAGTCCATGCACTTCTCtagttccaaagataaaaatccggTTATGGCATCTACACCCTACTTTGGGGTGATTGAAGAGATCTGGGAGGTTGATTACGTTGTGTTTAAAGTGCCTTTATTTAAATGCAAATGGATTGATATCAACAATGGTGTGAGAATTGATGAATTAGGATTTACACTAGTTGATCTTTGCAAGTTAGCTTATAAAGACGAACCTTTCATCATGGCATCCCAAGCAAAACAGGTGTTTTATGTCAAAGATCCTTCTAATGAACGGTGGTCGGTGGTTCTACAAGGAAAAAATGTGCATGGTAGTTATGAAAATCAAGAGCTTGATATTTCCGAAATTCCTCCTTTCTCAACAGATGTGCCTACCTTCATTGAAGAAAACGAAGAGGATGATGTGCATGCAGCTATTCGTTTAGATCATGACGAAGGAATATGGGATTAGACATTACTTTCactatttgcatttttttaccACTTGTTTTGTAACACATAGTAATAAAACACCAtttgttttgattgttattgaattttttgtgCTGCGACATTTATGCTTAATTCAGTTTTATGCAAGTGTTTTATGCTTAATTcagttttttgtgttttgtgctGCGACATTTATATTGCAAGTGTCTTATGcttaattcagttttttttttttgttttgtgctGAGACATTTTAATTTGCgacatttattttttggttgttATTGCTATTAACCAACAACTCAGTTTTTGTGTCTTAtgcttaattcatttttttgtgttttgtgtaaACAGATACGATATGGCTGATTCAACCGACAACTCTGCTGAAACTAgtcaaagtaataaaaaaagtgTTAGAGGTCCCACTATGTTGAAAGCAATTGAAAACGTTCGTAAAACGGGTATAAAGATCCCTCTCCAGTTTGATCTAGAAACTGGAGAGTGTTATGGTAACAATGCCTCCCATTTTAAGAGTTACGTAGCACTtcttactcgagaaagatgCAGTATTGCGAAAGAGTTGTGGAAACATATACCTGAAGGAGTAAAGAATGCTATGTGGACAGATATTAAGGTAtttgaaattcaacattttgttatattttattatcatatCAAATACATCTTATGCtaacaccaaattttttaaatgtaaatattatagGCTATTTTTGTTATACCTGAGTTTGATGATGCAAAAAAGAGtgatcattttaagaaaatatggtTTCACTATGCGGGGGAGCGATGGAAAGATTTTAAATCACGGTTGACTAGAACTTATATCACAGACCCCAAACCAGATGACGTTCCTCCATACGTCAAGTATCCTTACATCAAAAAAGATATATGGGAAGAGTTTGTGAAGTATCGACAGACCTCTGATTTTAAGGTTAGTGtaatttcaaaatcattaaacTGTGTTGACTGCTGCTTCTGCTGCTACTGTGTTAAATATTGTGTTTTGtgatttgtgattttgtgatttttatgtCTTGACTGCTGCTACTGCGCTAAAACCGCGCTAAAACTGCGCTAAAACCGCGCTAAAACTGCTGATTCTGTCTTTAACATTGCCTAAAACCGTGATTCTGCTGAAACTGTCTTTAACACCTTACTTCATTTTTCTGCTGAAAACTGTGATTCTGTCTTTAACATTGCCTAAAACTGCGCTAAAACCGCGCTAAAACTGCGCTAAAACCGCGCTAAAATTGCTGATTCTGTCTTTAACATTGCCTAAACTGCTGAAACTGTGAAACTGTGAAACTGTGAAACTGTGAAACTGTGATTGCTGAAACTGTAAACTGCTGAAACtgtgattttgtgattttgtgattGTGATTCTGAAACTATCTTGCAAAGAATAGGAAAAAAGTCTGTTGAAACTGCTGAATGTGATTTTTACATTActaattatttgagtttataatAGGAAAAAAGTCAAAAGGGTAGGGAGAATCATGCAAAGAATGTTTACCCACATGTATTATCCCGTGGCGGGTATAAGAGGCTCGAGGAGCAGATGATCAATGAAAAGAGACAATCCTTATCGAAAGATAGTTCTGGCTTAACTGATGATGATCGTCATCCATCTCCACCGGAACGCTATGAGACATGGACGAGAGCACGACAAAAGAAAGGGGGAGAATTCACATCTGAGCCTGTAAAAAAAGTTGCTGAGAAAATTGTAAGTAACATTATAATCATGCTTTTGCTTCAAGTAACACAATTATTTACTATATTGTGACTTTGTTTGTGCATGTTGTAGGAGAAAATTGTTGAAGACTCAAAAAAGGGTGACTTTGTTCCAACGGGACGTCACGATGTCCTAACAGAAGCCATTGGAACACCTGAGCATGGTGGTAGTGTTCGTGGTGTtggaaaaaaacataacattacCACTTACTGGGGAAGATCAAAGGTTTCACGTCAAAGACAAGGTATAGATGTCAAAGAGCAACTAGCAGCATTTAAAGCAGATTTGGAAGCTAAGTTTGAGGAAAAGTTGGCGCAAGAGCGTAAGATGATGCAAGATTCTCTTATGGAGACACTAAAGTCCATGGGTTTATCCCAAACCTCTGATACAAATAATAGAGTCATGGTACCTGAAGCTTGTGCTGAACAAGTTGTTGTCACCGGAAGCGCAAAAGGGAGTTGTTCTCCTGCACCGGTCAAGATGCAAAATGAACTCAAGGAGGTTGTTGTCACTGAAAGCGCAAAAGGAAGTCGTTCTCCTGCACCGGTAGCAGAGGCTGAAGATAACATGGACGATGTTCAGAAATTGTTAATCATGGTTCTGAAAAAGGGTGATGATCATTTGGATGTACAATTAACTCATTGTTCAATGTGTACTAATTTTCTCATGTCTTGCAAGTGTATAAGAGAGTTGTTGGTGGGTTTTATTTGGCTCGACATGACTACTATAAGTGTTTGGTGCTCGTAAGTGTACTTTCTTATTTACTACTATCTCAATATctgttaatatgttatatatctctcctaactttaaaattatattcaggTACATTCATCGTTTATGCATTGAAAACAACACCACAAATGTATATGGAATTTTGGAACCAAGTTTTCTGAACATTGTTGGTGATGCTGGGAAAAAAAGTGATCagagaatatctcaaagtaAATGCAAGAAATACATCCAGCATAAgttagaaaatgaaaagaaagagtgtCAATTATTACCATTTAACCATGGGTAAGTTTGtatgaatttgtgtatttttttaatacttatttattttttataactcaTAGTTATTAACAATATAATACTGTTCTTCCACGCACGCGTACAGAGGACATTGGCAGTTGATAATACTTTGTCCAAAGATAAATACCGTGGTTGTTATTTGTTCACTACATTGGAAACTTAATCCAATAATGGagaaaattgtttcaaggtaattaagtttatactttaggggttttggttatatactataaacataaattattacaaattttatatgattttatgcggcttttttttcttatgaattagTGTTTTTACGGTTGATCAAATGGCGAATGGCAATAGAAAGAACAATACCGTATGGCTTTATCCACAAGTAAGTGTGGTAttctaactttatatatatttacttttttgataagtaagtgtggtattttttgatcaaatgttactatatataatttgtaggcgaggaaacaatataattcaaatgacTGTGGATactatgtaatgaaaaatatgttggacaTTGTCACTGCTAAGATAACTGATTCTTGGATGgaggtaataatttttattttttatacatcaataattttttataaccgagtcaagaatagttttatattattatttacttattgTAGGTATTTAATGACCCAAAAGAGTTAACAGCTGAGGAGATGTATGAATTGCGATTACGTTggtcaacatattttttgtCGTTATTGGAGGGTTAAGATTTATCTGGTGAGTTATAGAATAGTTCATTATTTGAATTGGTAATTTGAGTTGCTGTTTTGGAATTGGATAGAgctagttttgatttttgtgtataTTAGGGGGCTGTTTTGGACTTGCTGTTTAACCAATTCCTCATCACCAATTCTGCAGGGTGATGAGGAATTTGAGGAATTTGCTGTTTTGGACTTGCTGTTATTAACCAATTCTGCAGGGTGATGAGGAATTTGAGATCCCACTGTTTTGGACTTGCTGTTTTGGACTGTCATGGAATTGGTAGTTTGAGTTGCTGTTTTGGAATTGGATAGAgctagttttgatttttgtgtataTTAGGGGGCTGTATGCTTGGAATTAGAATAGATATAATTAGTGATAATGTTAAGTTTTGTGATTTTAATGTATTGAATGTGTAACTTGTTAGGAATTGACAATGAATTGTGGAAAATAATATTCGAAATTATGACAATTTTCTTTTGCGTTATTACCTACTAAAAGAACGTATAATTTATGCGCCGGAAGGGCGCCATATATTAATATGCAGGCAcaggaattaaaaaaaacgaaaaaaaacaaaaaaacaaaaaaaaaaactaacataccactactgatatttataacaatcagtagtgaaaaccatacataccactacgggtatttgtaaatacccgtagtggtatcctcaattctaaaaaaaaaaaattaaaaccacacataccactaccggtatttacaaataccggtagtggaatcccagactctaaaaaaaaaaaaatgaaaaccacacataccactacgggtatttgtaaatacccgtagtggtatcccagattctaaaaaaaaaaaactggaaacaatacataccactacgggtatttgttaaatacccgtagtggtatcccagattctaaaaaaaaaaaactggaaacaatacataccactacgggtatttgttaaatacccgtagtggtatcccagattctaaaaaaaaaaaactggaaacaatacataccactacgggtatttgttaataccagtagtggaatcctcaattctaaaaaaaaaaaattaaaaccacacataccactaccggtatttacaaataccggtagtggaatcccagactataaaaaaaaaaatgaaaactatacataccactacggatattgaaaatacccgtagtggaatctcatacataccactacgggtatttgtaaatacccgtagtggaatcctcataaatttaattaataatacagtagaaacctgacataccacgacgggtataaaaagacccgtcgtggaaagtattgacttacaacgacgagtgtatttactaccggccgcggccagtagtggaatccctatttggccggtagtggaatcccctttctgcactagtgcattctcccacaaattttcattttcaaagcataccattgctctctatggttttaaacttcaaaggacactttcatacactaccaaaacacttgaaaacaacctaaaaattttacgaaaatatctcgacaaaataatcgagtttttcttgcgtcgcaaattttaagtttttctttccaaatacaatcctataatcaaactttgacccacctatgatcatttcatcaaagcatgctcatttttcacaaaattgtggacttagaaaaattttgcaaattttcCCCTCCCACTAAGTTTTGGTTCTGCCCTTTTTTTCAAAATCCCccttccgctcaaaatttttcgcttccgagggcatggtaatatcccataatacccccgagttactaatccaagccccaaaaaattttccgggcaaagcctcaaatttcgaaaattcaattttaggttctttaacacacatacaacactaaaaccatttttttcccaaaaatttttgcatggtaattcgccctaggccaccattgtgcctccctcaaagccctgacaaattttgaaacctctcccacacttttccgaaatttctcatgaccaaaagttttcaaaataaggACCACACTCAAAATTTTTCCAATGCAAAGTCCTAGCTAGCATCTATTAGTTCACATG
Coding sequences within it:
- the LOC123895921 gene encoding uncharacterized protein LOC123895921, whose product is MDRSWMRANRLSTEYRHGVMEFLQFAESNAELERPPPEFPPLFLCPCINCANKEPKRTKKEIMNHLICDGICQNYTQWIWHGEVVATPSVSHRESGSVDIDDRLEDMMRDIGEDSFKRAHVYETLCSDKDEPLYPGCTNFTRLSAVLKLFNLKAKNGWTDKSFTELLELLIQMLPEGNVMPNRYYEAKKVLCPMGLEYEKIHACPNDCILYRKEFVNYNHCPTCKASRYKKKDGDSSDDEVTKTGPPAKVVWYLPIISRFKRLFANANDAKNLRWHAEERKCDGQIRHVADSLQWKKIDSLFPNFGKESRNLRLGLATDGMNPFGNQSTNHSSWPVLLMIYNLSPWLCMKRKYIMLSMMISGPRQPGNDIDVYLSPLIDDLKVLWEEGVDVFDSYSGEQFNMRAMLFCTINDFPAYGNLSGYSVKGHNACPICEKKTCYKQLKNGKKTVYLGHRKFLNRYHPYRRLRKAFDGDQENGVAPTPLTGEEVYERQRDINVVFGKCQKPKGRVPKAKVPKAESESVKRKKQPVVKSIWKKRSVFFDLPYWSSLDVRHCIDVMHVEKNVCDSVIGTLLDIKGKTKDGAHARLDMDLMGIRQELIPQKINDKTYLPPACHTLSKDEKTSFCKCLQSIKVPHGYSSNVKSLVSMKDLKLIGLKSHDCHVLMQQLLPVAIRGILPDNVRKAICRLCLFFNAICCKAIDPLKLDELENEAAVILCQLEMYFPPSFFDIMVHLIVHLVREIRLCGPIYLRWMYPIERYMKILKGYTKNPHRPEASIVERYIAEEAIEFCSNYLSEVDAIGVPKSRHDGRCDGVGTQGLNVKSMHIDIILQAHLYILNNTDEVQPYLSAHKSIIKKMHDKMNEKWVLREHNKKFSEWFKEKVCQDDSVSDTIKWLSYEPKCNILTWSAYDINKTSFYTKSKDDRSTMQNSGVMIVAESMHFSSSKDKNPVMASTPYFGVIEEIWEVDYVVFKVPLFKCKWIDINNGVRIDELGFTLVDLCKLAYKDEPFIMASQAKQVFYVKDPSNERWSVVLQGKNVHGSYENQELDISEIPPFSTDVPTFIEENEEDDVHAAIRLDHDEGIWD
- the LOC123899128 gene encoding uncharacterized protein LOC123899128, yielding MADSTDNSAETSQSNKKSVRGPTMLKAIENVRKTGIKIPLQFDLETGECYGNNASHFKSYVALLTRERCSIAKELWKHIPEGVKNAMWTDIKAIFVIPEFDDAKKSDHFKKIWFHYAGERWKDFKSRLTRTYITDPKPDDVPPYVKYPYIKKDIWEEFVKYRQTSDFKEKSQKGRENHAKNVYPHVLSRGGYKRLEEQMINEKRQSLSKDSSGLTDDDRHPSPPERYETWTRARQKKGGEFTSEPVKKVAEKIEKIVEDSKKGDFVPTGRHDVLTEAIGTPEHGGSVRGVGKKHNITTYWGRSKVSRQRQGIDVKEQLAAFKADLEAKFEEKLAQERKMMQDSLMETLKSMGLSQTSDTNNRVMVPEACAEQVVVTGSAKGSCSPAPVKMQNELKEVVVTESAKGSRSPAPVAEAEDNMDDVQKLLIMVLKKGDDHLDVQLTHCSMCTNFLMSCKCIRELLVGFIWLDMTTISVWCSYIHRLCIENNTTNVYGILEPSFLNIVGDAGKKSDQRISQSKCKKYIQHKLENEKKECQLLPFNHGGHWQLIILCPKINTVVVICSLHWKLNPIMEKIVSSVFTVDQMANGNRKNNTVWLYPQARKQYNSNDCGYYVMKNMLDIVTAKITDSWMEVFNDPKELTAEEMYELRLRWSTYFLSLLEG